The Papaver somniferum cultivar HN1 chromosome 3, ASM357369v1, whole genome shotgun sequence genome includes a region encoding these proteins:
- the LOC113358318 gene encoding zinc finger MYM-type protein 1-like isoform X2 → MMPNNRKPSKRGRLEAYYNPIPRVDRSESVALAPNIELNEVVVDAVEPEELHTQRTGIEEDRPEVMNVTPLERDPGLRIPVMQHPVNKRDEVRRAYLLLGPYQPRLKYPRSKFGKQYRGFNFSWFAQHPWLEYSPSKDAAYCFQCFLFESDPPKHSAFTSEGFKRWCSVNNGSACAFLKHSGNVDSGHSTAQGNSEALKNSAQRISLLVEKQSIEAVTRHRLRLKTTIDCLRWLARQQCAFRGHDESKGSRNRGNFIELIKYSASLNKDVNAVVLENATGNATYTSPKIQKEILNIISNRVRSKIREEIGNAKYCILVDESRDASKKEQMVIVLSLLKKMRLPKGYLVVNLRQGKGQTK, encoded by the exons ATGATGCCGAATAATCGTAAACCAAGCAAACGAGGAAGATTAGAAGCATATTACAACCCTATTCCCAGAGTAGATAGATCAGAAAGTGTTGCTCTTGCTCCAAATATTGAACTCAATGAAGTAGTTGTTGATGCAGTTGAACCCGAAGAATTGCACACCCAAAGAACTGGAATAGAAGAAGACAGACCTGAAGTGATGAATGTTACTCCATTAGAACGTGATCCGGGGTTACGAATTCCAGTAATGCAACATCCTGTTAACAAGCGTGATGAAGTTCGGCGAGCATATTTATTGTTGGGACCTTATCAGCCGAGATTAAAATATCCCCGCTCTAAATTCGGAAAGCAATACCGTGGTTTTAATTTTAGTTGGTTCGCACAACATCCTTGGTTGGAGTATTCACCTTCTAAAGATGCTGCATATTGTTTTCAGTGTTTTCTTTTTGAATCAGATCCTCCAAAACACTCAGCATTCACTAGTGAAGGTTTCAAAAGATGGtgttctgttaataatggatcagCATGTGCATTTCTAAAACACTCTGGAAATGTTGATTCTGGACACTCTACTGCCCAAGGAAATTCTGAAGCTTTGAAGAATTCAGCTCAGCGAATAAGTCTTTTGGTAGAGAAACAATCAATAGAGGCTGTAACGAGACATAGGTTGCGTCTCAAGACAACAATTGACTGTTTAAGATGGCTTGCGCGTCAACAATGTGCTTTCAGAGGTCACGATGAGTCAAAAGGTTCAAGGAATCGTGGGAATTTTATTGAATTGATCAAGTATTCAGCATCACTTAATAAAGATGTGAATGCAGTCGTCTTGGAGAATGCCACTGGAAATGCCACTTATACTTCACCCAAGATTCAGAAAGAGATCTTAAATATTATATCTAACAGAGTTAGAAGCAAGATTCGCGAGGAAATTGGAAATGCCAAATATTGTATCCTTGTTGATGAGTCGCGGGACGCTTCCAAGAAAGAGCAAATGGTGATTGTTTTAAG TCTGCTCAAGAAGATGAGATTGCCAAAAGGTTATCTAGTGGTGAACTTGAGACAGGGAAAGGGGCAAACCAAATAG
- the LOC113358318 gene encoding zinc finger MYM-type protein 1-like isoform X3 — MMPNNRKPSKRGRLEAYYNPIPRVDRSESVALAPNIELNEVVVDAVEPEELHTQRTGIEEDRPEVMNVTPLERDPGLRIPVMQHPVNKRDEVRRAYLLLGPYQPRLKYPRSKFGKQYRGFNFSWFAQHPWLEYSPSKDAAYCFQCFLFESDPPKHSAFTSEGFKRWCSVNNGSACAFLKHSGNVDSGHSTAQGNSEALKNSAQRISLLVEKQSIEAVTRHRLRLKTTIDCLRWLARQQCAFRGHDESKGSRNRGNFIELIKYSASLNKDVNAVVLENATGNATYTSPKIQKEILNIISNRVRSKIREEIGNAKYCILVDESRDASKKEQMVIVLS, encoded by the exons ATGATGCCGAATAATCGTAAACCAAGCAAACGAGGAAGATTAGAAGCATATTACAACCCTATTCCCAGAGTAGATAGATCAGAAAGTGTTGCTCTTGCTCCAAATATTGAACTCAATGAAGTAGTTGTTGATGCAGTTGAACCCGAAGAATTGCACACCCAAAGAACTGGAATAGAAGAAGACAGACCTGAAGTGATGAATGTTACTCCATTAGAACGTGATCCGGGGTTACGAATTCCAGTAATGCAACATCCTGTTAACAAGCGTGATGAAGTTCGGCGAGCATATTTATTGTTGGGACCTTATCAGCCGAGATTAAAATATCCCCGCTCTAAATTCGGAAAGCAATACCGTGGTTTTAATTTTAGTTGGTTCGCACAACATCCTTGGTTGGAGTATTCACCTTCTAAAGATGCTGCATATTGTTTTCAGTGTTTTCTTTTTGAATCAGATCCTCCAAAACACTCAGCATTCACTAGTGAAGGTTTCAAAAGATGGtgttctgttaataatggatcagCATGTGCATTTCTAAAACACTCTGGAAATGTTGATTCTGGACACTCTACTGCCCAAGGAAATTCTGAAGCTTTGAAGAATTCAGCTCAGCGAATAAGTCTTTTGGTAGAGAAACAATCAATAGAGGCTGTAACGAGACATAGGTTGCGTCTCAAGACAACAATTGACTGTTTAAGATGGCTTGCGCGTCAACAATGTGCTTTCAGAGGTCACGATGAGTCAAAAGGTTCAAGGAATCGTGGGAATTTTATTGAATTGATCAAGTATTCAGCATCACTTAATAAAGATGTGAATGCAGTCGTCTTGGAGAATGCCACTGGAAATGCCACTTATACTTCACCCAAGATTCAGAAAGAGATCTTAAATATTATATCTAACAGAGTTAGAAGCAAGATTCGCGAGGAAATTGGAAATGCCAAATATTGTATCCTTGTTGATGAGTCGCGGGACGCTTCCAAGAAAGAGCAAATGGTGATTGTTTTAAG TTGA
- the LOC113358318 gene encoding zinc finger MYM-type protein 1-like isoform X1, whose translation MMPNNRKPSKRGRLEAYYNPIPRVDRSESVALAPNIELNEVVVDAVEPEELHTQRTGIEEDRPEVMNVTPLERDPGLRIPVMQHPVNKRDEVRRAYLLLGPYQPRLKYPRSKFGKQYRGFNFSWFAQHPWLEYSPSKDAAYCFQCFLFESDPPKHSAFTSEGFKRWCSVNNGSACAFLKHSGNVDSGHSTAQGNSEALKNSAQRISLLVEKQSIEAVTRHRLRLKTTIDCLRWLARQQCAFRGHDESKGSRNRGNFIELIKYSASLNKDVNAVVLENATGNATYTSPKIQKEILNIISNRVRSKIREEIGNAKYCILVDESRDASKKEQMVIVLRYVDIDGYVQERFFDIQHVENTCALTLKNGITKILNYYDLQVENMRGQGYDGASNMRGQWNGLQALFREECKYAYYVHCFSHRLQLALVKTAETLGPVWKFILCYHQLSILLHLLHIDLVIFSLLKKMRLPKGYLVVNLRQGKGQTK comes from the coding sequence ATGATGCCGAATAATCGTAAACCAAGCAAACGAGGAAGATTAGAAGCATATTACAACCCTATTCCCAGAGTAGATAGATCAGAAAGTGTTGCTCTTGCTCCAAATATTGAACTCAATGAAGTAGTTGTTGATGCAGTTGAACCCGAAGAATTGCACACCCAAAGAACTGGAATAGAAGAAGACAGACCTGAAGTGATGAATGTTACTCCATTAGAACGTGATCCGGGGTTACGAATTCCAGTAATGCAACATCCTGTTAACAAGCGTGATGAAGTTCGGCGAGCATATTTATTGTTGGGACCTTATCAGCCGAGATTAAAATATCCCCGCTCTAAATTCGGAAAGCAATACCGTGGTTTTAATTTTAGTTGGTTCGCACAACATCCTTGGTTGGAGTATTCACCTTCTAAAGATGCTGCATATTGTTTTCAGTGTTTTCTTTTTGAATCAGATCCTCCAAAACACTCAGCATTCACTAGTGAAGGTTTCAAAAGATGGtgttctgttaataatggatcagCATGTGCATTTCTAAAACACTCTGGAAATGTTGATTCTGGACACTCTACTGCCCAAGGAAATTCTGAAGCTTTGAAGAATTCAGCTCAGCGAATAAGTCTTTTGGTAGAGAAACAATCAATAGAGGCTGTAACGAGACATAGGTTGCGTCTCAAGACAACAATTGACTGTTTAAGATGGCTTGCGCGTCAACAATGTGCTTTCAGAGGTCACGATGAGTCAAAAGGTTCAAGGAATCGTGGGAATTTTATTGAATTGATCAAGTATTCAGCATCACTTAATAAAGATGTGAATGCAGTCGTCTTGGAGAATGCCACTGGAAATGCCACTTATACTTCACCCAAGATTCAGAAAGAGATCTTAAATATTATATCTAACAGAGTTAGAAGCAAGATTCGCGAGGAAATTGGAAATGCCAAATATTGTATCCTTGTTGATGAGTCGCGGGACGCTTCCAAGAAAGAGCAAATGGTGATTGTTTTAAGGTATGTGGATATTGATGGTTATGTTCAAGAAAGGTTTTTTGATATTCAACATGTTGAAAATACTTGTGCTTTAACTCTGAAAAATGGAATAACAAAAATTCTTAATTATTATGATCTTCAAGTTGAAAACATGCGAGGGCAGGGGTATGATGGCGCAAGTAATATGCGTGGTCAGTGGAATGGCTTACAAGCCTTGTTTCGTGAGGAATGTAAATATGCATATTATGTTCATTGTTTTTCACATCGCCTTCAGCTAGCACTTGTGAAAACAGCTGAAACTTTGGGTCCAGTTTGGAAATTTATTCTATGTTATCATCAATTGTCAATCTTGTTACATCTTCTTCACATCGATTTGGTGATTTTCAGTCTGCTCAAGAAGATGAGATTGCCAAAAGGTTATCTAGTGGTGAACTTGAGACAGGGAAAGGGGCAAACCAAATAG
- the LOC113360470 gene encoding uncharacterized protein LOC113360470: MGITEILCQGLQKKTQDIVNAMALVSNTKVLLRELKEERWENFITTVTEFCVAHGVETPNMDARYMMGTGRSCQQRDNITVDHHYRVDIFTATIDFQLSELDHRFPEDTMELLILSSCLDPRDSFKSFDVDSLCNLAEKFYPLDFSPQEVHILRNELQHYGHDVVNNLQFQNLSTISELCRQLVVTKKAEAYPMIDKLIRIVLTLPVSTASAERFFSIMKLVKSATRNKMQQDFLRDCMMLYIEQDIAGAIHTDSIIDEFDDLYNRRVQLKC; this comes from the coding sequence ATGGGTATTACTGAAATATTATGCCAAGGTCTTCAAAAGAAAACACAAGACATAGTAAATGCAATGGCTCTAGTCTCAAACACAAAAGTCTTACTTAGAGAATTAAAAGAAGAGAGATGGGAAAATTTTATTACAACTGTTACTGAATTTTGTGTTGCACATGGTGTTGAAACACCTAATATGGACGCTCGCTATATGATGGGTACAGGCCGTTCTTGTCAGCAACGTGATAATATCACAGTAGATCACCATTATCGTGTTGATATATTTACTGCTACAATTGATTTTCAGTTGTCAGAGTTAGATCATAGGTTTCCAGAGGACACAATGGAACTACTCATTCTTAGCTCATGTTTGGATCCTCGGGATTCTTTTAAGTCATTCGATGTTGACAGTCTTTGTAATCTTGCTGAGAAGTTTTATCCTCTAGATTTCAGTCCGCAAGAGGTACACATTTTGAGAAATGAGTTACAACATTATGGTCATGATGTAGTTAACAATTTGCAATTTCAGAACTTATCAACTATTTCCGAGTTATGTCGGCAACTAGTAGTAACCAAGAAGGCAGAAGCTTACCCTATGATTGACAAATTGATTCGTATTGTGCTTACTCTCCCTGTTTCCACGGCATCTGCAGAAAGATTTTTCTCAATAATGAAATTGGTCAAATCAGCTACTCGTAACAAAATGCAACAAGATTTTCTTAGGGATTGCATGATGCTCTACATTGAACAAGACATTGCAGGAGCTATCCATACTGATTCAATCATAGATGAGTTTGACGATTTATACAATCGTAGGGTACAACTTAAGTGCTAG